From the Patagioenas fasciata isolate bPatFas1 chromosome Z, bPatFas1.hap1, whole genome shotgun sequence genome, one window contains:
- the F2RL1 gene encoding proteinase-activated receptor 2, translating to MAGRRGLCLLLLLLCTLLGPTTPAENGGTSSSKGRSFAGQKVSNTNNASEELYKVDEFAAKVLTGKLTTVFLPIVYVIVFIIGLPSNALALWVFFFRTKKKHPAVIYMVNLALADLLFVVWFPLKIAYHVNGNNWLFGEGLCKVLVGFFYGNMYCSILFMTCLSVQRYWVVVNPIVHSRKKSEIALGISLAIWILILLGTIPLYLVNQTVYISNLNITTCHDVLPENILAHDMFNYFLSLAIGLFLIPALLTAVAYILMIKTLNASISDVSTGKKRRRAIKLIIAVLSMYLICFTPSNVLLVVHYLLLKTYSQSYLYVSYITALCLSTLNSCIDPFIYYYISKDFRDNLKNALLCRSVRTTRRMQVSLSSGRYPRKSSSYSSNSNGTTKSTY from the coding sequence agaaTGGTGGAACCAGTAGTTCAAAAGGAAGAAGTTTTGCTGGCCAGAAAGTTTCAAATACAAATAATGCCTCTGAAGAATTATACAAAGTGGATGAATTTGCAGCAAAAGTTCTCACAGGAAAGCTGACTACGGTTTTTCTTCCAATTGTCTATGTCATTGTCTTTATCATTGGTTTGCCAAGCAATGCGCTGGCCCTCTGGGTCTTTTTTTTCCGAACAAAGAAGAAACATCCAGCTGTGATTTATATGGTTAACTTGGCATTGGCAGaccttctttttgttgtttggttcccACTGAAGATTGCATACCATGTAAATGGCAATAATTGGCTATTTGGTGAAGGTCTCTGCAAAGTACTTGTTGGATTTTTCTATGGAAATATGTACTGTTCCATTCTCTTTATGACATGTCTCAGTGTGCAGCGGTATTGGGTTGTAGTAAACCCCATAGTGCATTCaagaaagaaatctgaaattGCCCTGGGCATCTCCCTTGCTATCTGGATTCTGATTTTGTTGGGCACCATTCCATTGTATCTTGTTAATCAGACGGTATATATTTCAAATCTTAACATCACTACCTGCCATGATGTGTTGCCCGAAAATATTTTGGCTCATGATATGTTCAATTATTTCCTCTCACTTGCAATTGGACTCTTCTTAATCCCAGCTCTCCTCACTGCTGTTGCTTACATACTAATGATTAAGACTCTGAATGCTTCTATCTCAGATGTAAGCACTgggaagaagagaaggagagcAATCAAACTCATTATTGCTGTCCTGTCCATGTATCTTATCTGCTTCACACCTAGCAATGTGCTGCTTGTTGTGCATTATTTGCTCCTTAAAACCTACAGCCAGAGCTATTTGTATGTGTCGTACATAACTGCACTGTGTCTTTCTACTTTGAACAGTTGTATTGATCCATTTATCTATTACTATATTTCAAAAGACTTCAGAGACAACCTCAAAAATGCTCTTCTTTGTCGAAGTGTGCGAACTACACGGAGAATGCAAGTGTCTCTCTCATCAGGCAGATACCCAAGGAAATCAAGTTCTTACTCTTCAAACTCGAATGGGACCACTAAATCAACCTACTGA